One region of Epilithonimonas zeae genomic DNA includes:
- a CDS encoding trigger factor — protein sequence MNVTAKNHDEVSALLTVTLEKADYKEKVEKQLINYAKNAQVPGFRKGKVPLSMVRKQYEAGIAFEEINKQVSEALNGYVNENKLRLVGQPVPQPVNDFNHNAESLSVAFEVGYEPEFTVDLTKYEAPHYKVEASDKEISTSVENMQKRFAERVPEEKIGKDSYVALEVSQVVEADAEGEHHHAPKNVTISKEQKEAYDLVKKLKKDDSVKVSKEDLAAKEELAKQLGFSKEEVEHLHHNEVEVTVKDIYGLNLAELNQELFDKVYGKDVITTEEELKARVKTELDEYFQQNADVHFVNKILEQVNEKEEIKLPEAFLIKWLLFSNQNITSEEQAKEILENEKNIIKGQILEGKLMNDNEINLDYAEVLGQAEQLVRNQLAIYGIHHLGDDEVQKYAAEMLKDENQVRQISSEVAMAKLKDVILEKSKKKETKISHDEFLDVLKK from the coding sequence ATGAACGTTACAGCTAAAAACCACGATGAGGTAAGTGCATTACTTACAGTGACATTGGAGAAAGCAGATTATAAGGAAAAAGTAGAAAAGCAATTAATCAACTATGCAAAAAATGCGCAGGTTCCTGGATTCAGAAAAGGGAAAGTGCCATTGAGTATGGTAAGAAAACAATATGAAGCTGGTATCGCTTTCGAAGAAATCAACAAGCAGGTTTCTGAGGCTCTAAACGGTTATGTAAACGAAAACAAGCTAAGATTAGTTGGTCAGCCAGTTCCTCAGCCAGTAAACGATTTCAACCACAATGCAGAGTCTTTATCTGTAGCTTTTGAAGTTGGATATGAGCCAGAATTCACTGTAGATTTGACTAAATATGAAGCACCTCATTACAAAGTAGAAGCTTCTGACAAAGAAATCTCTACAAGTGTAGAAAATATGCAAAAGCGTTTTGCAGAAAGAGTTCCTGAAGAAAAAATTGGTAAGGATTCTTATGTAGCTTTAGAAGTTTCTCAGGTTGTAGAAGCTGACGCAGAAGGTGAGCACCACCACGCTCCGAAAAATGTAACGATTTCTAAAGAGCAAAAAGAAGCTTACGATTTGGTTAAGAAATTGAAAAAAGACGATTCTGTAAAAGTTTCTAAAGAAGATTTAGCAGCTAAAGAAGAATTGGCAAAACAATTAGGTTTCTCTAAAGAAGAAGTGGAGCACCTTCACCACAATGAGGTTGAAGTAACTGTAAAAGACATCTACGGATTGAACTTGGCAGAACTTAACCAAGAATTGTTCGACAAAGTTTACGGTAAAGATGTTATCACGACTGAAGAAGAATTGAAAGCAAGAGTGAAAACTGAATTGGATGAGTATTTCCAACAAAATGCTGATGTTCATTTCGTAAACAAAATTTTGGAGCAAGTAAACGAGAAAGAAGAAATCAAGTTACCTGAGGCATTCTTAATCAAATGGTTATTGTTCTCTAACCAGAACATCACTTCCGAAGAGCAAGCAAAAGAAATCCTTGAAAACGAGAAAAATATTATCAAAGGTCAAATCCTAGAAGGAAAATTGATGAATGATAACGAAATCAATTTGGATTATGCAGAAGTTCTTGGACAAGCTGAGCAATTGGTAAGAAACCAGTTGGCAATCTACGGAATCCACCATTTAGGTGATGATGAAGTTCAAAAATACGCTGCAGAAATGTTGAAAGATGAGAACCAAGTAAGACAAATTTCTTCTGAAGTGGCTATGGCGAAGCTGAAAGACGTTATCCTTGAGAAATCTAAAAAGAAAGAAACTAAAATCTCTCACGATGAGTTTCTTGATGTATTGAAGAAGTAA
- a CDS encoding DUF4269 domain-containing protein — translation MNFLTLDYLKNGSEIQKRIYFVLEKHQIFDKLKEYNPILTGTFPININIEKSDLDIILESDDLIKAQDFIINEFQNEKDFEIHFCKMNGIDSLVCNFTIEEFPVELFAQNVQTKLQNAYRHMMIEYDILEQKGEEFRKQIINLKEKGWKTEPAFAELLGLKGNPYLELLNYTK, via the coding sequence ATGAATTTTCTGACTTTAGATTATCTTAAAAACGGTTCTGAAATCCAGAAAAGAATTTATTTTGTCTTAGAAAAACATCAGATTTTTGATAAACTAAAGGAATACAATCCTATTCTCACAGGCACTTTTCCCATTAATATCAATATCGAAAAAAGCGATTTGGATATTATTTTGGAGAGTGATGATTTGATTAAAGCTCAAGATTTTATCATTAATGAATTTCAGAATGAAAAAGACTTTGAAATTCATTTTTGCAAAATGAATGGCATTGATTCTCTGGTTTGCAATTTCACTATAGAAGAATTTCCGGTAGAGTTATTTGCTCAGAACGTTCAGACGAAACTTCAAAATGCTTATCGTCATATGATGATAGAATATGACATTCTGGAACAGAAAGGCGAAGAATTCCGAAAACAAATCATTAATCTAAAAGAAAAAGGCTGGAAAACTGAACCTGCTTTTGCGGAATTACTCGGCTTAAAAGGAAATCCTTATCTCGAACTTCTGAATTATACAAAATAA
- a CDS encoding M23 family metallopeptidase, with product MICFIEGLVIGKFYNDKDDKVYQVNIVKINNEKDSIDHLQLKTDLAMVDQSIRSIDGFLKSKNVSDLRIENLAKDSLQNEVYLAKVSNRYSQYLVDLEQRLQQVPLGIPTDGYISSNFGQRKNPIPPKADLSKVENPSHIAEEKDSLGNVIKRQAIVKEDKNASSNAPAEKDQMQFHKGLDVAVAYGSPVKAAAAGKVIFSGVRGGYGNCVMIEHGNGLVTLYGHLSELLVETNDRVKVNQIIAKSGNTGRSTGPHLHYEVHKNNQPINPRLFLNF from the coding sequence ATGATTTGTTTTATAGAAGGCTTAGTCATCGGGAAATTTTACAATGACAAAGATGATAAAGTCTATCAGGTAAACATCGTCAAAATCAATAACGAGAAAGACAGCATTGACCATCTTCAGCTGAAAACCGATTTGGCGATGGTGGACCAAAGTATCCGCAGCATCGATGGATTCCTAAAATCTAAAAATGTTTCTGACCTTCGCATAGAAAATTTGGCTAAAGACAGCCTTCAAAATGAAGTTTATCTGGCAAAAGTGAGCAACCGATACAGCCAATATTTGGTAGATTTGGAACAAAGATTACAGCAAGTTCCATTGGGAATTCCGACAGATGGCTACATCTCTTCTAATTTTGGTCAAAGAAAAAATCCAATTCCACCAAAAGCAGACCTATCGAAAGTAGAGAATCCTTCGCACATTGCAGAGGAAAAAGACAGTCTTGGCAATGTTATTAAAAGGCAAGCCATCGTAAAAGAGGATAAAAATGCATCCAGCAATGCACCTGCAGAGAAAGATCAAATGCAGTTCCACAAAGGATTGGACGTTGCAGTTGCTTACGGAAGTCCTGTAAAAGCGGCAGCGGCAGGAAAAGTAATCTTCTCTGGCGTAAGGGGCGGTTACGGAAATTGTGTAATGATAGAACACGGCAACGGTCTTGTTACTTTATACGGTCATCTTTCCGAGCTTTTGGTTGAAACTAATGACAGAGTGAAAGTCAATCAAATCATTGCAAAATCTGGAAACACAGGACGTTCGACCGGTCCGCATCTTCATTATGAAGTTCATAAAAACAATCAGCCTATCAATCCAAGGTTGTTTTTAAATTTCTAA
- a CDS encoding NAD(P)H-dependent glycerol-3-phosphate dehydrogenase has protein sequence MSKKSTKSSNNVRVGVLGSGSFATAIVKMLAENCKTVNWCVRNEFVKGAIEQRGHNPSYLTTVSFNLKKLEITTDINELVSNSDVIILAVPSIYLAEAMEKLTCEYQDKLFCSAIKGIVPKHNDIVAHYLKDEFKIGFKNQAVIAGPCHAEEVAMERLSYLTVAVAQKEDADVLREILSSCYIKVNTSCDILGNEYSAILKNIYAIGAGIASGLGYGDNFIAVYVSNAIREMEAFLEAIYPEPRDVNDSAYLGDLIVTAYSLFSRNRNLGNLIGKGYTVKSAIQSMSMVAEGYYATKGIYAICQEKKLKLPIINAVYDILYEGKNAEKQFAKLTDKLT, from the coding sequence ATGAGTAAGAAATCGACTAAATCATCTAATAACGTGCGCGTTGGCGTTTTAGGAAGCGGAAGCTTTGCTACTGCGATCGTTAAAATGCTGGCCGAAAACTGTAAAACTGTCAATTGGTGCGTGAGAAACGAATTTGTGAAAGGTGCCATTGAGCAACGCGGACACAATCCTAGTTATTTGACGACTGTTTCTTTCAACCTGAAAAAACTTGAAATTACGACAGATATCAATGAGTTGGTTTCTAATTCTGATGTGATTATTTTGGCAGTTCCATCCATTTATTTGGCAGAAGCTATGGAGAAACTGACTTGCGAATATCAGGACAAATTATTCTGTTCGGCTATTAAAGGGATTGTTCCAAAGCATAATGATATCGTTGCGCATTATTTGAAAGACGAATTTAAAATCGGGTTCAAAAATCAAGCGGTGATTGCTGGTCCTTGTCACGCAGAAGAGGTGGCGATGGAGCGTTTGTCTTATTTGACGGTTGCTGTGGCGCAGAAAGAGGATGCTGATGTTTTGCGGGAGATTTTGTCTTCCTGTTATATCAAAGTTAATACAAGTTGCGATATTCTCGGAAACGAGTATTCTGCAATTCTAAAGAATATCTATGCAATTGGTGCTGGGATTGCGAGCGGATTGGGTTACGGAGATAACTTCATTGCGGTTTACGTTTCCAATGCCATTCGTGAGATGGAAGCTTTTCTGGAAGCGATTTATCCCGAACCAAGAGATGTGAATGATAGTGCTTATCTTGGAGATCTGATTGTAACAGCTTATTCATTATTCTCAAGAAACAGAAACTTAGGGAATCTGATTGGAAAAGGTTATACAGTAAAATCTGCCATTCAGTCGATGAGTATGGTGGCGGAAGGTTATTATGCAACAAAAGGGATTTACGCTATTTGTCAAGAGAAAAAATTAAAGTTACCGATTATTAATGCCGTTTATGACATTCTTTATGAAGGGAAAAATGCAGAGAAACAATTTGCCAAACTGACGGATAAATTGACGTAA
- a CDS encoding YkvA family protein: MKYSKFKLAQEAIKHKGFLQKIPSVFRMIKLYYKGEYKMKFTDILLPALALIYVISPIDIIPDFVPVIGALDDLAILALAIPLLMKEVDKFLLWESQKSNPDTKIIDAEIVE, translated from the coding sequence ATGAAATATTCAAAATTTAAACTGGCTCAGGAAGCTATTAAACACAAAGGTTTTTTGCAAAAGATTCCGTCTGTTTTCAGGATGATAAAATTGTATTACAAAGGCGAATACAAAATGAAGTTTACAGATATCCTTTTGCCGGCTTTGGCTTTAATTTATGTCATTTCTCCCATCGATATTATTCCGGATTTCGTTCCTGTGATTGGCGCTTTGGATGATTTGGCCATCTTAGCTTTAGCAATTCCTTTATTGATGAAAGAAGTTGACAAATTTTTACTTTGGGAAAGTCAAAAGAGTAATCCTGATACAAAAATCATCGACGCAGAAATTGTAGAGTAA
- a CDS encoding NifU family protein, which translates to MNNINQIQEELVTKVMDALDSIRPFLQKDGGDIELVDVQEDKVYVKLLGNCSSCGISASTMKLGVENTIKQFAPEIQEVISV; encoded by the coding sequence ATGAATAATATTAATCAAATTCAAGAAGAACTGGTAACCAAAGTGATGGACGCTTTGGACAGCATCCGTCCGTTTTTGCAAAAAGATGGCGGCGATATTGAGTTAGTAGATGTGCAGGAAGACAAAGTCTATGTGAAACTACTAGGAAACTGCTCTAGCTGTGGTATCAGTGCTTCTACAATGAAACTCGGTGTGGAAAACACCATCAAACAATTTGCTCCTGAGATACAGGAGGTGATTAGCGTTTAA
- a CDS encoding Mrp/NBP35 family ATP-binding protein: protein MLTKSKVQDFLKEIEVDDLVSNFQVMGDDVYIDMTSHSPAMHEKKKLEVAMKQAFASEFGEHINLKLKIVSPELPATPPTNEIKGKQIPGIQNIIAIASGKGGVGKSTVSANLAVTLAKMGFKVGLLDADIYGPSVPTMLDTEGQKPISVEVNGRNLMKPIENYGVKMLSIGYFSGANQAVVWRGPMASKALNQMIRDADWGELDFLLIDLPPGTGDIHLSIIQEVPVTGAVIVSTPQHVALADVRKGIAMFNMESINIPVLGLIENMAYFTPEELPENKYYIFGKQGAQFMAEDLGIPVLGEIPLIQSIREAGDVGRPAALQENSKISDIYTKTAQNMVESLVERNTNLPPTEAVKITTMAGCSPKKK, encoded by the coding sequence ATGCTGACGAAATCAAAAGTTCAGGATTTTCTGAAAGAGATAGAAGTGGATGACCTGGTAAGTAATTTCCAAGTGATGGGCGATGATGTATATATCGATATGACGTCTCACTCGCCTGCGATGCACGAGAAAAAAAAATTGGAAGTTGCTATGAAACAAGCTTTTGCTTCAGAATTCGGAGAACATATCAATTTGAAATTGAAAATCGTTTCTCCTGAATTGCCTGCAACGCCTCCAACCAATGAAATTAAAGGAAAACAAATTCCTGGAATTCAGAATATCATTGCTATTGCATCCGGAAAAGGTGGTGTTGGAAAATCCACAGTTTCTGCAAACCTGGCAGTTACGTTGGCAAAAATGGGTTTCAAAGTTGGATTATTGGATGCGGATATCTACGGACCATCTGTTCCTACAATGCTTGACACAGAAGGTCAAAAACCAATTTCTGTAGAAGTGAACGGTAGAAATCTGATGAAACCCATAGAGAATTACGGTGTGAAGATGTTATCGATTGGATATTTTTCAGGTGCTAACCAGGCTGTAGTTTGGAGAGGACCAATGGCTTCCAAAGCATTGAATCAGATGATTCGTGATGCAGATTGGGGAGAATTGGATTTCCTTTTGATTGACCTTCCTCCGGGAACTGGGGACATTCATCTTTCTATTATTCAGGAAGTGCCGGTAACAGGCGCTGTGATTGTGAGTACGCCTCAACACGTTGCATTGGCCGATGTAAGAAAGGGAATCGCAATGTTCAATATGGAAAGCATCAACATTCCGGTTTTGGGATTGATAGAAAATATGGCTTATTTCACCCCGGAAGAGCTTCCTGAGAATAAATATTATATCTTTGGAAAACAGGGCGCTCAGTTTATGGCGGAGGATTTAGGAATTCCGGTTTTGGGAGAGATTCCTTTGATTCAAAGTATCAGAGAAGCCGGAGATGTAGGAAGACCAGCTGCTTTGCAGGAAAATTCTAAAATCTCTGACATCTACACCAAAACTGCTCAAAATATGGTTGAGAGCCTTGTAGAAAGAAACACCAATTTGCCACCAACCGAAGCTGTGAAAATCACGACGATGGCTGGTTGCTCGCCTAAGAAAAAATAA
- a CDS encoding serine hydrolase, producing the protein MKQAFLILLFLNISFLGFCQKTQQTKAIDNYLTEVMKTFEIPGMAVGVVKNDKIIFQKYYGRENLESEKKVDANSLFRVYSTTKLITNIAVFQLIEKGQLSLEDNISKYLDNLPKEWQDVKIKNLLSHSSGIPDFERHNLPTNISNSEVFERLSKEKMEFETGNQYSYNQTNYMMLAMIIERISGQKFEDFVLKNQFSDAKNKIIINSNSLEEIPNRIQLYRYNDSLKQFNKSTHVGGLRAHPANGLAISLPDFLQWSINLDTNKFLTDQTKKLMWKPFDYTNKQDIFAHGWEITKTGNVTSYGFSGGNINAYSIFPDNDLSIIFMSNGYKYNSFPPLYFIVNHIAGLIDKQLANPYWSREESVASEIINKPNIKKEIYGYRIENDKVIFNYNVPKNLNAEAITKMAVAGSFNDWNPANTMYQMIAKDKNTFELVLPKSLFEKGKTYEFRFVMNKNGWFTTPYSALNTNGNPNDNNLTLRID; encoded by the coding sequence ATGAAACAAGCATTCTTAATTCTATTATTCTTAAATATTTCATTTTTAGGATTTTGTCAAAAAACACAACAGACAAAAGCCATCGACAATTACCTAACCGAAGTGATGAAAACTTTTGAAATTCCTGGTATGGCGGTTGGTGTTGTCAAAAATGATAAAATTATTTTTCAAAAATATTATGGCAGAGAAAACCTAGAGTCTGAGAAGAAAGTAGATGCTAATTCTCTTTTCAGAGTTTATTCTACGACGAAACTAATTACCAATATTGCCGTTTTCCAATTGATTGAGAAAGGTCAATTGTCTTTGGAAGATAACATTTCAAAATATCTTGATAATCTTCCAAAAGAGTGGCAAGATGTGAAAATAAAAAACCTATTGTCGCATTCATCTGGCATTCCCGATTTTGAGCGTCATAATTTGCCTACAAACATTTCCAACTCTGAAGTTTTTGAACGACTATCCAAAGAAAAAATGGAGTTTGAGACGGGAAATCAATATAGTTATAATCAGACTAATTATATGATGTTAGCAATGATTATTGAAAGGATAAGTGGACAAAAATTTGAAGATTTTGTTCTGAAAAATCAGTTTTCTGATGCGAAGAACAAAATCATAATCAATTCCAATTCTCTTGAAGAAATCCCTAATCGAATCCAACTTTACAGATATAATGATTCTTTGAAACAGTTTAATAAATCTACACACGTTGGTGGTTTGAGGGCGCATCCAGCCAATGGACTAGCAATTTCGCTTCCAGATTTCTTGCAATGGAGCATTAATCTTGACACCAACAAATTCCTCACAGATCAAACAAAAAAGTTGATGTGGAAACCTTTTGATTATACCAATAAACAAGATATTTTTGCGCACGGTTGGGAAATTACCAAAACTGGAAATGTAACGTCTTATGGTTTTTCCGGCGGAAACATAAATGCTTACAGTATTTTTCCTGATAATGATTTGTCAATCATTTTTATGTCGAACGGCTACAAATACAATTCTTTTCCCCCACTTTATTTTATAGTCAATCATATTGCAGGATTGATTGATAAACAATTAGCAAATCCGTATTGGTCAAGGGAAGAATCAGTTGCTTCTGAAATTATTAATAAACCTAATATTAAAAAGGAAATTTATGGTTATAGAATTGAAAATGATAAAGTAATTTTCAATTATAATGTTCCTAAAAATTTAAATGCTGAAGCGATAACGAAAATGGCTGTTGCTGGTTCATTCAACGATTGGAATCCTGCTAATACAATGTATCAAATGATTGCCAAAGACAAGAATACTTTTGAATTGGTTTTGCCTAAATCTCTATTCGAGAAAGGAAAGACTTATGAGTTCAGATTTGTGATGAACAAAAATGGTTGGTTTACGACGCCTTACAGCGCACTCAACACGAATGGGAATCCGAATGATAATAATCTGACGTTGAGAATTGATTAA
- a CDS encoding dicarboxylate/amino acid:cation symporter, whose product MKGQNKLFFAIIFALILGVVLGGIVHTTYPDSKEEFAQNIKLLGTVFIRLIQMIIAPLVFSTLVVGIAKMGDIKMVGRVGTKAMLWFISASLVSLLIGLVLVNWLEPGHVTKLPIQDTSSASEIVNNSKGFTMEDFVKHIIPKSLFEAFATNEVLQIVIFSVMFGIALSAMGEEYTKPVIKGLDIIAHAILKMVGYIMWVAPLGVFGAISAVVATNGFTIFKVYAIYLRDFFFALGVLWVVLLLVGYMILGNRLFDLLRRIKEPLLIAFSTTSSEAVFPKLVEELERFGCNNRIVSFILPLGYSFNLDGSMMYMTFASIFIAQIYGIDMPLGQQIIMLLVLMLTSKGIAGVPRASLVIIVAACGMFDIPVEGIALILPIDHFCDMGRSMTNVLGNALATSAVSKWEGQLES is encoded by the coding sequence ATGAAAGGTCAGAATAAACTGTTTTTCGCGATTATTTTCGCATTGATTTTGGGTGTTGTTTTAGGAGGAATTGTCCACACAACCTATCCGGATTCTAAGGAAGAATTCGCTCAAAACATCAAATTGTTGGGAACAGTTTTTATCCGATTGATTCAGATGATCATTGCGCCTTTGGTTTTCTCAACGTTGGTAGTTGGGATTGCAAAAATGGGCGACATCAAAATGGTGGGTCGTGTCGGGACAAAAGCAATGCTTTGGTTCATATCCGCTTCCTTAGTTTCCTTATTAATCGGTTTGGTTCTAGTGAATTGGCTGGAACCAGGTCACGTGACCAAGTTACCAATCCAGGACACTTCTTCCGCTTCCGAAATCGTAAATAACAGTAAAGGTTTTACGATGGAAGATTTCGTAAAACACATCATTCCAAAGAGTTTATTCGAGGCATTTGCGACTAATGAAGTCTTGCAAATTGTGATATTCTCCGTAATGTTTGGGATTGCTTTATCCGCAATGGGCGAAGAATACACAAAACCAGTTATCAAAGGATTGGATATTATCGCTCATGCTATTTTGAAAATGGTAGGCTACATAATGTGGGTGGCACCTTTGGGCGTTTTCGGAGCGATATCTGCGGTGGTTGCAACCAATGGATTTACAATTTTCAAAGTTTATGCAATTTATCTTCGCGATTTCTTTTTTGCGCTTGGTGTTCTGTGGGTTGTACTTTTGTTAGTTGGATATATGATTCTTGGCAACCGTCTTTTCGATTTGTTGAGAAGAATAAAAGAACCTTTGTTGATTGCATTTTCCACAACCAGTTCTGAAGCGGTTTTCCCTAAGTTGGTAGAAGAATTGGAGAGATTCGGATGCAACAACAGGATTGTTTCTTTTATTTTGCCATTGGGATATTCTTTCAATCTGGACGGAAGTATGATGTATATGACGTTTGCTTCGATTTTCATTGCTCAGATTTACGGTATTGATATGCCTCTCGGGCAACAAATTATAATGCTTTTGGTCTTGATGTTAACGAGTAAAGGAATAGCAGGTGTTCCGAGAGCGAGTCTTGTCATCATTGTTGCAGCTTGCGGAATGTTTGATATTCCAGTTGAGGGGATTGCCTTGATTTTACCAATCGACCATTTCTGCGATATGGGAAGAAGTATGACGAATGTTCTTGGAAATGCTTTGGCTACTTCTGCTGTGAGTAAATGGGAAGGGCAGTTGGAGAGTTAG
- a CDS encoding UDP-2,3-diacylglucosamine diphosphatase: MKRDVEIVIISDVHLGTYGCKAKELLRYLNSIRPKTLILNGDIIDIWQFKKSYFPKSHLKVVKKLISFATKESEVFYITGNHDEAFRNFTDFELGKLKLCNKHVLKLGDKKAWIFHGDVFDASVQHSKWIAKLGGKGYDLLIAINNLVNWFLEKIGREKYSFSKKIKNNVKKAVKYIGDFELTASELAIENDFDYVICGHIHQPQIREVVGKKGKCMYLNSGDWVENLSALEYHNGDWKLFVYEEEKHTLMDEEPEEMKEIDSAELMKIVTQIV, translated from the coding sequence ATGAAAAGGGATGTGGAAATCGTCATTATTTCTGATGTACATCTTGGAACTTACGGTTGCAAGGCGAAAGAGCTATTGAGATACCTAAACTCTATCCGTCCCAAAACTTTGATTTTGAACGGCGATATCATCGACATCTGGCAGTTCAAGAAATCTTATTTTCCGAAGTCTCATTTGAAAGTGGTTAAAAAGTTAATATCGTTTGCAACCAAAGAATCCGAGGTTTTTTACATCACTGGAAATCACGATGAAGCGTTTAGGAATTTCACAGATTTCGAATTAGGAAAACTGAAGCTTTGTAACAAACACGTTCTGAAACTGGGCGATAAAAAAGCCTGGATTTTTCACGGTGATGTTTTTGATGCATCGGTTCAGCATTCCAAATGGATTGCAAAATTAGGAGGAAAAGGTTACGACTTGCTGATTGCGATTAATAATCTCGTGAATTGGTTTCTTGAGAAAATTGGCAGAGAGAAATATTCATTCTCCAAAAAAATCAAGAATAATGTCAAAAAAGCTGTTAAGTATATCGGTGATTTTGAATTGACAGCTTCTGAATTGGCAATTGAAAATGATTTTGATTATGTGATTTGCGGACATATTCATCAGCCTCAAATCCGGGAAGTAGTTGGTAAAAAAGGAAAATGTATGTATCTGAATTCTGGAGACTGGGTAGAAAATCTTTCGGCTTTGGAATATCATAATGGCGACTGGAAACTTTTCGTTTACGAGGAGGAAAAACATACTCTTATGGATGAAGAACCGGAGGAAATGAAAGAAATAGACAGTGCAGAGCTGATGAAAATCGTGACTCAGATTGTTTAA
- a CDS encoding glycosyltransferase family protein — MKILYAFQGTGNGHLARAQEIIPILKKHALVDTLISGHQTQLKSDFDIDYRFKGVSLLYNKTGGLSYKKTLLENNFCKAAKVIKDLDLSAYDLIINDFEPLTGWAAKLRNLPIIELSHQASLTFKETPKPEKKDWFGDFILKHYVPCEKKIGFHFENYNSHIKKPVIRQKIRKLNPENKGHYLVYLPSFSDEVITNFLTRIDVQWKVFSKYAKQHQKFSNVEIFPIDERKYLELFESCEGILCNAGFETPAEALFMHKKLFVIPIENQYEQECNAFALDRLGVANSEKLDPIKIREWINSDQLIEVDYPDNIESILTKEVLY, encoded by the coding sequence ATGAAAATATTATACGCCTTTCAAGGAACAGGAAACGGACATCTTGCCAGAGCTCAGGAAATTATTCCGATTTTGAAGAAACATGCATTGGTAGATACTTTAATCAGTGGACATCAGACTCAACTGAAGTCCGATTTTGATATCGATTACCGGTTCAAAGGCGTGTCCTTGCTTTACAATAAAACAGGTGGTTTGTCTTACAAAAAAACTTTGCTGGAGAATAATTTCTGCAAAGCTGCGAAAGTAATTAAAGATTTGGATTTGAGTGCGTATGATTTAATAATCAATGATTTTGAACCTTTGACAGGCTGGGCAGCAAAACTAAGGAATCTTCCTATTATAGAATTGAGCCATCAGGCTTCTTTAACATTTAAAGAAACACCGAAGCCAGAGAAAAAAGATTGGTTTGGAGATTTTATCCTGAAACATTATGTGCCTTGCGAAAAGAAAATCGGATTCCATTTTGAAAATTATAACTCCCATATCAAAAAGCCGGTTATCCGACAAAAAATTAGAAAACTGAATCCTGAAAATAAAGGTCATTATTTGGTTTATCTACCAAGCTTTTCTGATGAGGTCATCACAAATTTTCTGACAAGAATCGATGTTCAGTGGAAAGTTTTTTCCAAATATGCCAAGCAACATCAGAAATTCAGCAACGTAGAAATCTTCCCGATTGATGAGAGAAAATACCTGGAACTGTTCGAATCTTGCGAAGGAATCCTATGTAATGCAGGTTTTGAAACGCCGGCTGAGGCACTGTTTATGCACAAAAAACTATTCGTCATCCCAATCGAAAATCAATATGAGCAGGAGTGTAATGCTTTTGCGTTAGACAGATTAGGTGTTGCGAATTCGGAAAAATTGGATCCAATTAAAATTCGTGAATGGATTAATTCTGACCAATTAATCGAGGTGGATTATCCGGATAATATCGAAAGTATTTTGACAAAAGAGGTTTTGTATTGA